In the genome of Pirellulales bacterium, one region contains:
- the atpB gene encoding F0F1 ATP synthase subunit A, whose protein sequence is MEHSAGHHDPLHPSHLFGHVQDSNYIEVPRFLSPDTNGKLSIPQLFTGERPEETFEIVGQPFTLTKFMLIEVVIALIMAIIFIRLANKMRRSDVPKGRWWNMLEAMVVYIRDEVAHPAIGHEAKRFLPFLWTVFFFVLICNLFGMLPWAGSPTAALSVTGALAITTFLVVVGTGMSKLGALGFWKAQVPHLELPPLLAIFLIPMIFGIEIIGMLIKHGVLAIRLLANMMAGHLVLSVILAFIAATATSALFWGVMPVSILSVVALSLLELLVAFIQAYVFTFLSALFIGMAVHPH, encoded by the coding sequence ATGGAACACTCTGCAGGACATCACGACCCGTTGCACCCGAGCCATCTTTTTGGCCATGTGCAGGATTCCAACTATATCGAAGTCCCTCGGTTTTTGTCGCCGGATACGAATGGAAAGCTCTCGATTCCGCAGCTTTTCACGGGCGAACGACCAGAAGAAACATTTGAGATTGTCGGGCAGCCGTTCACCCTGACGAAATTCATGCTGATCGAAGTGGTCATCGCTTTGATCATGGCCATCATCTTTATTCGTCTTGCCAATAAAATGCGCCGCAGCGATGTGCCGAAAGGGCGCTGGTGGAATATGCTGGAAGCGATGGTCGTCTATATCCGCGATGAAGTCGCCCACCCTGCGATCGGTCACGAAGCCAAGCGGTTTCTGCCGTTCCTGTGGACGGTGTTTTTCTTCGTGTTGATTTGCAATTTGTTTGGCATGTTGCCGTGGGCAGGTTCTCCGACTGCGGCGCTTTCCGTGACCGGCGCGTTGGCAATTACCACTTTTTTGGTGGTCGTGGGGACAGGCATGAGTAAGCTTGGCGCGCTGGGGTTTTGGAAAGCGCAAGTTCCGCATTTGGAATTGCCGCCGCTTCTGGCCATCTTCTTGATCCCCATGATTTTCGGGATCGAAATTATTGGCATGCTCATCAAGCACGGCGTGTTGGCGATTCGTCTATTGGCGAACATGATGGCCGGCCATTTGGTGCTCTCGGTCATCTTGGCGTTTATTGCGGCTACCGCGACGAGCGCTTTGTTCTGGGGCGTGATGCCGGTCAGTATTCTCAGCGTGGTCGCGCTGAGCTTGTTGGAGTTGCTGGTCGCTT
- a CDS encoding DUF4912 domain-containing protein: MTAQTLRAQSLKALTELARKRGVQGWHAMRKDQLVRALLKAAGRNGTGSVAAKPPIKKTPPINRVRTVKPVVAIRQSRNVSAPSAPTRAKDVDPRILKRIEQAKQRMVKAKILATEADEARIAAAKDRLVVMVRGPYWLHAYWELTPAGIVRAQAALGEQWHNAKPVLRVFCVSQTGASTTADSVLRDISIHGGVKNWYIDVTNPPQSYRLEIGYLAANGRFFSLARSNTVTTPHSAGPEKLDHHWADVVENCDKIYAMSGGYSQESNAAELQEVLEERLRRSVGGSMGDRYGGGAEALVPRDRAVHCRIEAEMVVHGTTHPDALVTFQGAPIKLRPDGSFSVKLDLPNRRQVIPIVASSRDGTSQRTIVLAVERNTKAMEPIHREPHDD; encoded by the coding sequence ATGACCGCTCAAACGCTGCGTGCCCAATCGCTGAAGGCACTAACGGAATTGGCTCGCAAACGCGGAGTGCAAGGATGGCACGCGATGCGTAAAGATCAATTGGTCCGTGCCCTGCTGAAAGCGGCCGGACGAAACGGCACTGGCTCTGTCGCAGCTAAACCGCCGATCAAAAAGACGCCCCCGATCAACCGCGTCCGTACGGTCAAACCCGTTGTAGCCATTCGGCAGTCACGCAACGTTTCGGCTCCTTCGGCGCCAACTCGAGCTAAAGACGTCGATCCCCGCATTTTGAAACGAATCGAGCAAGCGAAGCAACGAATGGTCAAGGCGAAAATTCTCGCCACCGAAGCCGATGAAGCGCGAATTGCAGCAGCGAAAGACCGCTTGGTTGTCATGGTCCGAGGCCCATATTGGCTACACGCCTACTGGGAGCTCACGCCGGCCGGTATCGTTCGCGCACAGGCCGCACTGGGCGAGCAGTGGCACAATGCCAAGCCTGTGTTGCGGGTGTTTTGCGTTTCGCAAACCGGAGCATCCACCACGGCTGATAGCGTACTACGCGACATCTCCATTCACGGCGGCGTGAAAAACTGGTACATCGATGTAACCAATCCACCGCAAAGCTATCGCTTGGAAATCGGATATTTGGCCGCAAACGGCCGATTCTTCTCGCTGGCTCGCAGCAATACGGTGACCACTCCACACAGCGCCGGTCCAGAGAAGCTCGATCACCATTGGGCCGATGTGGTGGAAAACTGCGACAAAATCTACGCCATGAGCGGCGGTTATTCGCAGGAATCAAACGCCGCTGAACTGCAAGAAGTGCTAGAAGAGCGTCTGCGTCGCTCAGTTGGCGGCTCAATGGGCGACCGATATGGCGGCGGGGCCGAAGCGCTGGTTCCGCGAGACCGGGCGGTACACTGCCGGATCGAAGCCGAAATGGTGGTTCATGGAACGACTCATCCCGACGCGCTGGTTACCTTCCAAGGCGCCCCGATCAAACTGCGCCCCGATGGCAGTTTCAGTGTAAAACTCGATCTACCCAATCGTCGGCAGGTCATTCCGATCGTCGCCAGTTCCCGGGACGGCACTTCGCAACGCACGATCGTGCTGGCCGTCGAACGCAACACCAAGGCCATGGAGCCAATCCATCGCGAGCCGCACGACGATTAG
- a CDS encoding AtpZ/AtpI family protein — translation MDRRPADERSVISLAYAWASQIIVVAAEMVVPGLIGLWIDQRLGTLVLFAVVGFALGITLAIVHLLRMTSANSQVRKPSDRKQQQK, via the coding sequence ATGGATCGCCGACCAGCGGACGAACGCTCGGTAATTTCCCTGGCCTATGCCTGGGCCTCCCAGATTATTGTCGTCGCGGCAGAAATGGTTGTGCCCGGATTGATCGGTTTGTGGATCGATCAACGGTTAGGCACGTTGGTGTTGTTTGCGGTAGTTGGTTTTGCGTTGGGTATTACATTGGCCATTGTTCATCTACTGCGGATGACGAGCGCTAACTCGCAGGTCAGAAAACCGTCGGATCGGAAGCAACAGCAGAAGTGA